A DNA window from Leptospira selangorensis contains the following coding sequences:
- a CDS encoding hemin-degrading factor, producing MSIAESLEIENIIKDWKQIKETQPRLRMREIASQLKTSEGGLLAASEISKAEGFPQVSSLQTNWGELFAKFGELGHVMVLTRNEACVHERKGIFEKVSSGPGHILVVGADIDLRLFPGIWRFGFAVEEPKQDSTQRSFQFFNENGEAMFKLFLTDKSNVSAWEKLRSEFKNGSPDFSTLFSSENKKETSIAEKKEINSETKEEFLNDWGKLEDTHEFFSLLKKHGVSRIQSMEIANGKFTKTVEPKAVLRMLEMASLDRSPIMVFVGNPGSIQIHTGEVTNIKVLESWWNVLDPEFNLHLRSDLISKVYIVDKPSKDGVIHSMEVYDADGELIVQFFGKRKPGQPERTDWVGLLDKVSEPV from the coding sequence ATGTCCATCGCTGAATCGTTAGAGATCGAGAATATCATTAAAGATTGGAAACAGATCAAAGAAACACAACCTCGTCTTAGAATGAGAGAGATCGCTTCCCAACTCAAAACCTCGGAAGGTGGACTACTTGCTGCCTCTGAAATTTCCAAGGCGGAAGGATTTCCTCAAGTTTCTTCTCTCCAAACGAATTGGGGAGAATTATTCGCGAAGTTCGGAGAATTGGGACATGTAATGGTCCTTACCCGTAACGAAGCTTGCGTACATGAAAGAAAAGGAATATTCGAAAAAGTAAGTTCCGGTCCCGGGCATATCTTAGTCGTCGGAGCAGATATTGATCTCAGACTTTTCCCAGGAATTTGGAGATTCGGATTTGCAGTGGAAGAACCTAAACAAGATTCCACACAAAGATCTTTTCAATTCTTCAATGAAAATGGAGAAGCAATGTTCAAACTTTTCCTTACGGATAAATCGAATGTATCCGCTTGGGAAAAACTAAGATCGGAATTCAAAAACGGATCTCCTGACTTCTCCACTTTATTCTCCTCTGAAAATAAAAAAGAAACTTCGATCGCAGAGAAAAAAGAGATCAACTCGGAAACCAAAGAAGAATTCCTAAACGACTGGGGAAAATTAGAAGATACCCATGAATTTTTCTCTCTATTAAAAAAACATGGTGTCTCCAGGATCCAATCCATGGAGATTGCTAACGGAAAATTCACCAAAACCGTAGAGCCTAAAGCGGTTTTAAGAATGTTGGAAATGGCTTCCTTAGACAGAAGCCCTATCATGGTTTTTGTAGGAAACCCGGGATCCATTCAGATCCATACGGGAGAAGTCACCAATATTAAGGTTTTAGAATCTTGGTGGAATGTCCTGGATCCTGAATTCAATCTACACTTAAGATCAGATCTAATCTCTAAAGTTTATATCGTAGATAAACCTTCCAAAGACGGAGTCATTCACTCTATGGAAGTATATGATGCGGATGGAGAATTGATCGTTCAGTTTTTTGGAAAAAGAAAACCGGGACAACCCGAGAGAACGGATTGGGTCGGTCTATTGGACAAAGTATCAGAGCCAGTCTGA
- a CDS encoding FecCD family ABC transporter permease, producing the protein MIVSSLETSSPEMKPKGEERKKKTGRKVPAIFVYVVLAAGLFGIGVLSLKFGSIQLSTAEILKVLLLGQDSLSELEVPHSILVWNLRMPRLVLSMLVGACLASAGVCIQGLFRNPLVEPGFIGVSPGAALAASTWIVFSEKILTFFPAELRGKESILLQICAFAGALSVSFFLHVVSKREGGGFSLVLVLAGIAVNATVVSLLGFLSYLADDTQLRNLTFWSLGSMAVASWHKIYLLGSVLLVVTFFFPILARGLDALALGEAEAFHTGFKVRRIRNLTIVLASLLVGVSISICGNIAFVGLIVPHILRMVLGPGHKTLLPASLFGGALLLSIADLAARTVAFPSELPIGIIAAGIGGPFFLFLILQAKRREGEFR; encoded by the coding sequence ATGATCGTATCCTCTCTGGAAACTTCTTCCCCTGAAATGAAACCTAAAGGGGAAGAAAGGAAGAAAAAAACAGGGCGCAAAGTCCCTGCCATCTTCGTATATGTAGTGTTAGCTGCCGGGCTTTTCGGGATAGGAGTACTTTCCCTTAAATTCGGTTCTATTCAACTTTCAACAGCGGAAATCCTGAAAGTATTACTATTAGGACAGGATTCCTTATCCGAATTAGAAGTCCCACATTCCATTTTAGTTTGGAATTTGAGAATGCCCAGGCTCGTATTATCCATGTTAGTCGGGGCATGTCTTGCTTCTGCCGGCGTTTGTATACAAGGATTATTTCGAAATCCATTAGTAGAACCTGGATTTATAGGAGTAAGCCCCGGAGCTGCATTAGCTGCTTCTACTTGGATCGTATTTTCAGAAAAGATACTTACTTTTTTTCCAGCCGAGTTAAGAGGAAAAGAAAGTATCTTATTACAGATATGCGCATTTGCCGGTGCTCTTTCCGTTTCCTTCTTCCTGCATGTGGTTTCCAAAAGAGAAGGCGGAGGATTTTCACTAGTTCTAGTACTTGCAGGGATCGCAGTGAATGCGACTGTCGTTTCTCTTTTAGGATTTTTATCGTATCTAGCGGATGATACCCAACTTAGAAACTTAACCTTCTGGAGTTTGGGAAGTATGGCGGTTGCTAGCTGGCATAAAATTTATCTGCTCGGTTCCGTACTTCTAGTCGTTACCTTCTTCTTTCCTATATTAGCCAGAGGTTTAGATGCTTTAGCATTAGGGGAAGCGGAAGCTTTTCATACGGGTTTCAAGGTGAGAAGGATCCGAAATCTCACCATCGTTTTAGCAAGTCTGCTAGTAGGCGTAAGTATTTCTATCTGCGGAAATATTGCATTCGTTGGTTTGATCGTTCCTCATATTCTAAGAATGGTTTTAGGGCCGGGTCATAAAACATTATTACCTGCTTCCTTATTCGGAGGAGCACTTCTTCTTTCGATCGCAGACTTAGCAGCGCGAACTGTCGCCTTCCCTTCAGAACTACCGATCGGAATCATTGCAGCAGGAATAGGCGGCCCGTTCTTCTTATTCTTAATCTTACAAGCAAAACGTAGAGAAGGAGAATTTAGATGA
- a CDS encoding heme/hemin ABC transporter substrate-binding protein, giving the protein MKKLITLALFLCLPATIFAEAKELRIVTLNGTVSEIVFALGKGKLVVGNDTSSLYPPEAVALPKVGYQRMLSAEGILSLKPNLILGLEYAGPPEVIEQLKSAGLKVIIYPGLPGVEPALNNILAIGKEIGAEKEAQKIVQDIRKKHSKIAEKVSKLKSKPKVLFVYHRGTSLAQVSGTETPADEMIRLGGGINAVDGFKGFKPITPEAVIAAQPDIILIPSRGLESLGGKDGVFALPGVKDTPAGKKSRVVAIDDLVLLGFGPRLGQGIEELFESFHPKTTDKK; this is encoded by the coding sequence ATGAAAAAACTCATAACCTTGGCCTTGTTCCTCTGCTTACCTGCAACCATATTCGCAGAGGCAAAAGAACTTAGGATTGTAACATTAAACGGAACAGTTTCCGAGATCGTTTTCGCATTAGGAAAAGGTAAATTAGTTGTAGGGAACGACACTTCTTCCCTTTATCCTCCTGAAGCGGTTGCACTTCCAAAAGTAGGTTATCAAAGAATGCTTTCTGCAGAAGGAATTCTTTCTTTAAAACCGAATCTGATCCTTGGATTAGAATACGCCGGTCCTCCCGAAGTGATTGAACAATTAAAATCTGCAGGTTTAAAAGTGATCATCTATCCCGGATTGCCTGGAGTGGAGCCTGCGCTAAATAATATTCTTGCGATCGGAAAAGAGATCGGAGCCGAAAAAGAAGCTCAAAAGATCGTACAAGACATCCGCAAAAAACATTCTAAAATTGCGGAGAAGGTTTCCAAATTAAAATCCAAACCGAAAGTATTATTCGTATATCATAGAGGGACAAGCCTAGCGCAAGTTTCCGGAACGGAAACACCTGCAGACGAAATGATCCGACTCGGCGGAGGGATCAATGCAGTGGACGGATTCAAAGGTTTTAAACCGATCACTCCGGAAGCAGTAATCGCAGCACAACCTGATATCATCTTAATTCCAAGCAGAGGTTTAGAAAGCCTTGGCGGAAAAGACGGAGTATTCGCACTTCCAGGTGTAAAAGATACTCCAGCCGGAAAAAAATCCAGAGTTGTTGCGATAGATGATCTAGTCCTTTTAGGTTTCGGCCCAAGACTTGGTCAGGGTATCGAGGAATTATTCGAATCATTCCATCCAAAAACAACTGATAAAAAATGA
- a CDS encoding TonB-dependent receptor plug domain-containing protein: protein MGKIKPSSIPRTLYLILFSGLCFLGVPIFSQGEVLPEKKTEEKKDDLDKSKVNPEIGKDVTNGNNDRGSIITVTGTRRKGFLKDSTITTEVITRKDIDAMGARDISQTLGNVPGIEVRPAQAGERGSTVRLQGLSGQNVLILVDGQRTTGRFSGSIDLTRFKAEDIERIEIVKGASSALYGSDAIAGVINIITKEQKDPYSANFRTFMGGGNPVYYGTGTEFRNYASVGVRKGIVSTNFTAGWHRGDGYDLTPDATLGPKNGRIESLSSSYSPFPVGTPLWTKLYIYRQKLPYEGPLESTSGSAFEDINVSNKTTFDISETFKLGFQFYYRYLNQNAVDAVPPRGVYDRSNKTHDFMGALNADWEITKTLNLNVNTNYARFFDTYTYDQRKSDAQDKREKLDNAVTELRTRLDHKISDGHVISYGAETLIDQFSSARIAPDCKRNFPNICASDILGTDPYQTQNGYAQRQRNAFYVQDEWRVSSAPRIQIVPGIRSDHDSIYGGQVLPKLAIRYDVTDKFRIRAANGLGYRAPSFQDLYYNFINPGVGYRVAGNPNLKPELSRSYNLGGEWEPNKVFWFSFNFFYNNIDNLIGFRTNPTRDASGLQIFNTSNYQKALTKGFESSVTLRVHQNVSLGGGYTYTDTRDELTNLPLEGRGYHRWNANIRIDHQPSGFSFSLFAVIFGKQPYYCTKNPLWCDPVLPSELSGLSAQLTTQATNTINALFGNIPGGIQEYCTERNLSYCTTGPTYGVRMVNAHTNLNIRVSQKILGTFEIFAGVDNLLDTFDLTYNPQKPRFYYVGIDGRFSAGAAPADYSAAPIPSSSPVPGVR, encoded by the coding sequence ATGGGGAAGATCAAACCTTCTTCCATTCCTAGAACATTATATCTGATCTTATTTTCAGGTTTATGTTTTCTAGGAGTTCCTATCTTCTCCCAAGGAGAAGTTCTTCCTGAAAAAAAGACGGAAGAGAAAAAGGATGATTTAGATAAATCTAAAGTAAATCCGGAAATCGGAAAAGACGTAACGAACGGGAATAATGATAGAGGTTCTATCATCACAGTTACCGGTACTCGTAGAAAAGGTTTTTTGAAAGATTCCACGATCACTACAGAGGTGATCACCAGAAAAGATATAGATGCTATGGGAGCAAGGGATATCTCCCAAACTTTAGGAAACGTTCCAGGGATAGAAGTTCGTCCTGCACAAGCAGGGGAAAGAGGATCTACTGTCCGTTTGCAAGGTCTCTCGGGCCAAAACGTTTTGATCTTAGTGGACGGACAAAGGACCACTGGACGTTTCAGCGGCTCTATCGACTTAACCAGATTTAAAGCGGAAGATATAGAAAGAATTGAGATCGTAAAAGGTGCGTCATCCGCTCTTTACGGTTCCGATGCGATCGCGGGTGTGATCAATATCATCACTAAGGAACAAAAAGATCCTTATTCGGCGAACTTCAGGACTTTTATGGGAGGAGGAAATCCAGTCTATTATGGAACTGGAACAGAATTCCGTAATTATGCATCCGTAGGAGTACGCAAAGGGATAGTATCCACCAATTTTACAGCCGGTTGGCATAGAGGAGACGGTTACGATCTAACTCCGGACGCAACCTTAGGACCTAAAAACGGAAGAATAGAAAGTCTCTCTTCTAGTTACTCCCCCTTCCCTGTTGGTACACCTCTTTGGACAAAACTTTATATTTATCGTCAAAAACTTCCGTATGAAGGTCCCTTAGAGTCTACTTCGGGCAGTGCATTCGAGGATATAAACGTTTCTAACAAAACTACTTTTGATATTTCGGAAACTTTTAAATTAGGATTTCAGTTCTATTACAGATATTTAAACCAAAACGCCGTAGATGCGGTCCCTCCAAGAGGAGTTTACGATAGAAGCAATAAGACCCATGACTTTATGGGTGCTTTAAACGCAGATTGGGAAATTACCAAAACATTAAACTTAAACGTAAACACAAACTACGCCAGATTTTTCGATACTTATACATACGATCAAAGAAAGTCGGACGCCCAAGATAAAAGGGAGAAGTTAGACAACGCAGTTACAGAGTTAAGGACCCGTTTAGATCATAAGATCTCCGACGGACATGTGATCTCTTACGGCGCTGAAACATTGATAGATCAATTTTCTTCCGCGAGGATCGCTCCGGACTGTAAGAGAAATTTCCCTAATATTTGTGCGAGTGATATCTTAGGAACAGATCCTTACCAAACTCAAAACGGATACGCTCAAAGACAAAGAAACGCATTTTATGTGCAGGACGAATGGAGAGTTTCCAGCGCTCCTAGGATCCAAATCGTACCAGGGATCCGTTCCGATCACGACTCCATTTACGGAGGACAAGTTCTTCCTAAACTCGCGATTCGTTACGATGTAACCGATAAATTCCGCATTAGAGCAGCCAACGGTTTAGGATACAGAGCTCCTAGTTTCCAGGACCTATATTATAATTTTATAAACCCAGGAGTCGGCTATAGAGTCGCCGGAAATCCCAACTTAAAGCCGGAACTTTCTCGCAGTTATAATTTAGGCGGAGAATGGGAACCGAATAAGGTATTCTGGTTTAGCTTTAACTTCTTCTATAATAATATCGATAACCTGATAGGATTCAGAACGAACCCTACTAGGGATGCATCCGGATTACAGATCTTTAATACATCCAACTACCAGAAGGCTCTCACGAAAGGATTCGAATCTTCCGTAACTCTTAGAGTCCATCAAAATGTTTCTTTGGGTGGCGGTTATACATACACGGATACAAGAGATGAATTGACCAATCTTCCTTTAGAAGGAAGAGGTTATCATAGATGGAACGCGAATATACGTATAGATCACCAACCTAGCGGATTCAGCTTCTCTTTGTTCGCGGTGATTTTCGGAAAACAACCCTACTATTGTACAAAAAATCCTCTTTGGTGTGATCCTGTTCTTCCTAGCGAATTGTCTGGTCTTTCTGCTCAGTTGACTACACAAGCAACGAATACGATCAACGCATTATTCGGAAATATTCCAGGTGGTATCCAAGAATATTGTACGGAAAGAAACTTATCTTACTGTACTACAGGACCTACTTATGGAGTGAGAATGGTAAATGCTCATACCAATTTGAATATCAGAGTTTCTCAAAAGATATTAGGAACTTTTGAAATATTCGCAGGTGTGGACAATCTTCTAGACACTTTCGATCTTACTTATAATCCGCAAAAACCTAGATTCTATTATGTGGGGATAGATGGAAGGTTCAGCGCGGGTGCGGCTCCAGCAGATTATTCTGCGGCGCCGATACCTTCTTCGTCGCCTGTACCGGGAGTCCGGTAA
- a CDS encoding HmuY family protein: protein MKTLYSIFIILMATLTVFCGPSTGGDDGLAILAALEDGGGGCIKAPGDTTTTGSGTLTTIVNATASGCWVYIDLKAGGVETTKSGTWDLRFKRFVIGTNSGTSGSGDGGSCFNPSDTNLASVTGSDCTLEIDKLMSQTGGGWIRNCYRKCKPCALGLV from the coding sequence ATGAAAACATTATATTCAATTTTCATTATTCTCATGGCAACTTTAACTGTTTTCTGCGGGCCTAGCACCGGAGGAGACGACGGTCTTGCTATTTTAGCCGCATTGGAAGATGGTGGCGGAGGATGTATCAAGGCCCCCGGAGATACTACTACAACAGGTTCTGGAACTCTTACTACTATAGTTAACGCAACGGCAAGCGGATGTTGGGTTTACATAGACCTAAAAGCAGGCGGAGTAGAAACTACTAAGTCAGGTACCTGGGATCTAAGATTTAAAAGATTCGTAATAGGTACCAATAGCGGAACGAGCGGGTCAGGAGATGGTGGATCTTGTTTTAATCCAAGTGATACCAACTTAGCAAGTGTAACCGGAAGCGATTGCACATTAGAAATAGACAAACTCATGTCTCAAACAGGAGGGGGGTGGATTCGGAACTGCTACCGAAAATGCAAGCCCTGCGCTCTGGGATTGGTATGA
- a CDS encoding host attachment protein, with protein sequence MKKKWVVVANRSEAKIFEYQGPTNGLKLVQSMENPEGRLRNSDLVTGAGQASRSDFDFFHEPKKRVAAAFAGKLSDFMNLERKKDSFSNFILVSEPGFMGMILGKLDEKSRERIYHKMPKDIVHERESNLMNHLKSVLVSEA encoded by the coding sequence ATGAAGAAAAAATGGGTGGTGGTTGCAAACCGAAGCGAGGCAAAAATTTTCGAATACCAAGGGCCGACTAACGGTTTGAAGCTGGTGCAATCTATGGAGAATCCCGAAGGAAGACTCAGAAATTCGGATCTAGTTACTGGGGCAGGCCAGGCTTCCAGATCGGATTTTGATTTTTTTCACGAACCTAAAAAGAGAGTGGCTGCGGCTTTTGCAGGTAAACTGAGCGATTTTATGAACTTGGAAAGGAAGAAGGATTCTTTTTCCAATTTTATTTTGGTTTCCGAACCTGGCTTTATGGGAATGATCCTAGGCAAACTTGACGAGAAGTCGAGAGAAAGGATCTATCACAAGATGCCTAAAGATATCGTGCATGAAAGAGAGTCCAATCTGATGAACCATCTTAAGAGCGTGCTTGTAAGCGAAGCTTAA
- a CDS encoding glycerol kinase 5, producing the protein MAASKEKYILSIDSGGSGIRAILFDKKGRIVSRQYEKTPPIVSEPGALEHDPEKLWQALVSILKKTFKNKKFQAANVDSLGICNQRGSFLLWDKTTGKPLTKLISWADVRAGKTSAQMNSNKIWKGIQFVSRILGAITGNPMMIATYMLKFTTDHASVRLKWVLDKDPELRKRAKKGEILFGTLDTWFVYKLTKGKEHISDPSNATVTGMFNPFQLQWNAPLCGIFNIPTKIFPNVKDTAADFGITDPSLFGAGIPIRAVVGDQMAALFGHACFEKGGVKISQGSGAFVDMNMGDKPKLSKRGLFPLVAWRLAGKPTYMLEGFTGTVGTLIDWLGKGIGLSDTPKVLNELASQTNDTEGVIFVPTASGMRYPHFNPNAKASVFGLSLATHRRHVARAVLEGIALSLFDILEGIKKDTNVPVSSIMVDGGVSQSDILLQCLADFCNVEVKRAPEPDMTATGAAYLAGLGSGYWKSLEELSKLERGYKIFKPKMDPKFRELKLERWHRAVQSTLRID; encoded by the coding sequence ATGGCTGCCTCAAAAGAAAAATATATTCTTTCTATCGATAGTGGTGGAAGCGGGATCCGAGCTATCTTATTCGATAAGAAAGGCAGAATAGTTTCTCGCCAGTACGAAAAAACTCCTCCCATAGTAAGCGAGCCCGGCGCCTTAGAGCATGACCCTGAAAAACTTTGGCAGGCACTTGTTTCTATTCTCAAAAAAACTTTTAAAAACAAAAAGTTCCAAGCTGCAAATGTGGATTCACTCGGGATCTGCAACCAAAGAGGATCTTTTCTTCTTTGGGATAAAACTACCGGCAAACCTTTAACTAAACTGATCAGTTGGGCAGATGTAAGAGCGGGAAAAACTTCTGCGCAGATGAACTCGAATAAGATATGGAAAGGGATACAATTCGTTTCCAGGATCCTTGGAGCGATCACAGGCAATCCGATGATGATCGCAACTTATATGTTAAAGTTTACTACGGATCATGCCTCTGTTCGTTTGAAATGGGTGCTCGATAAAGACCCTGAACTTAGGAAAAGAGCGAAGAAGGGTGAGATACTTTTTGGTACCTTGGACACTTGGTTCGTGTACAAACTCACCAAAGGAAAAGAACATATCAGCGATCCTTCTAACGCTACAGTAACAGGTATGTTCAACCCGTTTCAATTACAATGGAATGCTCCTCTTTGTGGGATCTTCAATATCCCAACGAAAATTTTTCCGAATGTAAAAGATACCGCTGCAGATTTTGGAATCACTGATCCTTCTTTATTCGGTGCTGGAATTCCTATCAGAGCCGTGGTCGGTGATCAAATGGCGGCTTTATTCGGACACGCATGTTTTGAAAAAGGTGGAGTGAAAATTTCCCAAGGTTCTGGAGCATTCGTAGATATGAATATGGGGGATAAACCTAAACTTTCTAAAAGAGGTTTGTTCCCACTTGTTGCTTGGAGACTCGCTGGAAAGCCGACTTATATGTTAGAAGGTTTTACCGGAACTGTAGGAACTCTGATCGACTGGCTTGGAAAAGGGATCGGACTTTCGGATACTCCAAAAGTTTTGAACGAACTTGCTTCCCAGACAAATGATACAGAGGGAGTGATCTTCGTTCCGACTGCTTCCGGGATGAGATATCCTCATTTTAATCCGAATGCAAAAGCTTCCGTATTCGGGTTATCTCTTGCAACTCACAGAAGACATGTGGCAAGAGCGGTGTTGGAAGGAATTGCATTATCTTTATTTGATATATTAGAAGGGATCAAGAAGGACACGAATGTTCCCGTAAGTTCCATCATGGTGGACGGGGGTGTTTCCCAATCGGATATACTTCTACAATGTCTTGCCGACTTTTGTAATGTAGAAGTGAAACGTGCCCCGGAACCTGATATGACTGCCACAGGCGCCGCTTATCTTGCGGGACTCGGTTCCGGTTATTGGAAAAGTTTGGAAGAATTGAGTAAACTTGAAAGAGGTTACAAAATTTTCAAACCTAAGATGGATCCGAAATTTAGAGAATTAAAATTGGAACGTTGGCATAGAGCAGTTCAATCCACTCTCAGGATAGATTGA
- a CDS encoding alpha/beta fold hydrolase: protein MIAILKNRRGPFYLITTFFAIIFFAVFASSLAIVFSLFLIAVLVLYPVLLDWFSRLYGQEDIADEVHFAKTKDGWNIALHRHIPPIPNPELAPVIVVHGIATNKYVIDLDKRHSLPYYLKLRGYEVFAVSLRGAGSSYHESRGGYEDFTFDDLVKYDVPAIISKILSLTESKRVNWVGHSMGAMIFYSYLGIISKSEKEKIASFVSLGGPGNLNHLGLSLIGLLSRFPRARKVLDLKFGASMLAPLAGEIYTPIDQILYNPKATRPRIVKKVMKNAIENISEGLIEQFMSWIETKKMSSLNGFYNYIDLQKEITVPSLFIAGANDAIATPDTVRFVYERAGAKIKKFHVISKEEGASDDYGHGCLILAEKAEDDVFPKVETFLREHGTSKKQSWFLRLKRKFKQNIRT from the coding sequence GTGATCGCTATCCTGAAAAACAGAAGAGGCCCTTTTTATCTGATCACTACGTTTTTCGCGATCATATTTTTTGCGGTCTTCGCTTCCTCACTTGCTATCGTATTTTCCCTATTTTTGATCGCCGTATTGGTTTTATATCCTGTTTTATTGGACTGGTTCTCTCGCTTGTATGGCCAGGAAGATATTGCAGACGAGGTACATTTTGCAAAAACCAAAGACGGATGGAATATCGCGTTACACAGACATATCCCCCCTATTCCAAATCCTGAACTTGCTCCGGTAATCGTTGTACATGGGATCGCTACGAATAAGTATGTGATCGATTTAGATAAAAGGCATTCTCTTCCTTATTATTTGAAATTAAGAGGTTACGAGGTATTTGCAGTTTCTTTGAGAGGTGCAGGAAGTTCTTACCACGAGAGCAGGGGAGGTTACGAGGATTTTACTTTTGATGATTTAGTAAAATATGATGTTCCCGCGATCATCTCCAAAATACTTTCTTTAACGGAAAGTAAACGTGTGAACTGGGTGGGCCATTCTATGGGCGCAATGATCTTCTATTCTTATTTAGGGATCATATCTAAATCCGAAAAGGAAAAGATCGCAAGTTTTGTTTCTTTGGGCGGGCCGGGAAATTTGAACCATTTAGGTTTGAGCCTGATCGGTTTACTTTCTAGATTCCCTCGTGCCAGAAAAGTTTTAGATCTGAAGTTCGGGGCTTCTATGCTTGCTCCTTTAGCCGGAGAAATTTACACACCTATCGATCAGATACTTTATAACCCAAAAGCGACTCGTCCAAGAATAGTGAAAAAGGTAATGAAAAATGCCATCGAGAATATCAGCGAAGGACTGATAGAACAATTCATGTCTTGGATAGAGACAAAGAAGATGAGTTCCCTCAACGGATTCTATAATTATATAGATCTCCAAAAAGAGATCACCGTTCCTAGTCTATTTATCGCAGGTGCAAATGATGCGATTGCAACTCCTGACACTGTTCGATTCGTATACGAAAGAGCGGGAGCTAAGATCAAAAAATTTCATGTAATCTCAAAGGAAGAAGGAGCCAGCGACGATTACGGCCATGGTTGTTTGATCCTGGCGGAGAAGGCGGAAGACGATGTGTTTCCTAAGGTGGAAACCTTCCTAAGAGAACATGGAACCTCCAAAAAGCAGAGCTGGTTTTTACGATTAAAAAGAAAATTTAAACAGAATATTCGAACCTAA